A window of Mucilaginibacter robiniae genomic DNA:
ATCAGGCAACCCCAAGTTATCTCGCACAGTCAAACCTAAAATATCAGCAGCAGCAGCGGCTTCCTGCATCCGTATTTCGGCAGAGCCACGGGTGCCTAATTCACCACGGGTTAAATCAACAATACCTGTTTTTTTACCCAAAGCATGATGCTTTAATAATGTACCGGCACAACCCAGTTCAGCATCATCCGGATGCACAGGCAATACTAGAATATCTAATTTTACCATGCCTTAACAGGTTCTTGCCCAGCAGCGAGCAACTTTTCAATTTGTTTTTTCAAGCGCCCTGAACTTGGCTTGGTGAAAGGATAAAAGAAGTCGATCACCTCGCCATTACGATCAACCAGGTATTTATGGAAGTTCCACCATGGTGACGATTGGACATGTCCGTTCTGCTTTTTATTGCCCAAAAACTTAAACAATGGATGTGCATCGCGGCCTTTTACTTTTAACTTACTGAATACCGGAAAGTGAACGCCAAAATTAATCTGGCAAAACTTGCCTATTGATTTACCCTCCAGCGGTTCCTGCCCGCCAAAATCGTTTGACGGAAAAGCCAATATTTCAAAATCCTGACCTTCAAATTCCAGTCGCAATTTTTCCAAATCTTTCAGTTGTGGAGTAAAGCCACACTGCGAAGCGGTATTTACAATTAACAGTACTTTATTTTTGTAGCTGCTTAAATTAACTTCTTCACCGTTTAACTTTTGAACGTTAAACTGGTAAATACTCTGATCAATCATCTATTAATATCTATTGTAAGAATAGTAGCCAGCCTGTTGAAGGATAGCCTCAATGTCACGCTCCTCTGATGGATCGTAAGTTTCTTTTAAATCGTGGCCAAATATACGTGCTACTGATTGAAACATGAAAGCATGAAAACCACCTTTTAATTCTTTCACCAAAGTGTAGGTATTATTCCCCGTTTCACGGTCAATCAGTTTAATTAATATTTCGCCTTGACTAATAGTCAGGTTTTTCACCTGTTTATTGAAAATATCTTTAATCTGCGCTTCACAAGCATTAATCATTTCTTTCTGCTTATGCTTGTCGCCAGTGGTAGCTAAATCACGTTGTAATTGGCGGTACCTATCACCTGCCATACGGGCATAAGGTATTACTTTATACACATTATAACGCAAACGGTTATAAGCCTGACGGTCGGCATCACTGGCAAATATGCGCGAATCTTTAATCACCACATCTGACCCCACAATCCACGGAACCAGTTCGCCATTCAGTTCAGTCAGGTAAGTTTTTATGGTATCATTTTTGCCTGTTTTAGGGTGCGGCAATGCATTTTGAGACATGGCCTGTCCCATTATTATACAGCAAAACAGTAGCAAAAGGCCAATAAATTTCATATATTTACGTAATACAAAAGTAACGCTATTTTCCTGTGATTTAACAACAACCCGCTATAATTTATTTTGTTGCCGCATTAATGATACGGGATTGACAAACACTTATAAATGAAAGATTTAGTAATTGACCTGGAAGCTGAAAAGAACGAGATACTTAAAAGGTACCGGGCATTGCTGCGTGCATCTAAATCCACTTTGCAAAAAGGGGACAAAAGGCTGATTCGTAAAGCTTTTGAGATTGCTGTTGAAAGCCATAAAGACATGCGCCGCAAGTCGGGCGAACCTTATATATACCATCCTATAGCTGTAGCGCAAATAGCCGCCGAAGAAATTGGTTTAGGCCCTACATCTATCGTATGTGCCCTGCTACACGATGTGGTAGAAGATACTGATGTAACTCTGGAAGATATTGAACGTGAGTTTGGTAAAAAGGTATCCAAAATTATTGATGGGCTCACTAAAATTTCGGGTGTATTTGATACCAATAGCTCACTGCAAGCTGAAAACTTCCGAAAAATGCTGCTTACGTTGGCAGATGATGTACGCGTGATTTTGATCAAGCTGGCCGATCGCTTGCA
This region includes:
- a CDS encoding glutathione peroxidase, with amino-acid sequence MIDQSIYQFNVQKLNGEEVNLSSYKNKVLLIVNTASQCGFTPQLKDLEKLRLEFEGQDFEILAFPSNDFGGQEPLEGKSIGKFCQINFGVHFPVFSKLKVKGRDAHPLFKFLGNKKQNGHVQSSPWWNFHKYLVDRNGEVIDFFYPFTKPSSGRLKKQIEKLLAAGQEPVKAW
- a CDS encoding DUF4294 domain-containing protein gives rise to the protein MSQNALPHPKTGKNDTIKTYLTELNGELVPWIVGSDVVIKDSRIFASDADRQAYNRLRYNVYKVIPYARMAGDRYRQLQRDLATTGDKHKQKEMINACEAQIKDIFNKQVKNLTISQGEILIKLIDRETGNNTYTLVKELKGGFHAFMFQSVARIFGHDLKETYDPSEERDIEAILQQAGYYSYNRY